The following proteins are encoded in a genomic region of Helicobacter macacae MIT 99-5501:
- a CDS encoding c-type cytochrome has product MKCISFGKTFAKISCVAWSVGLAQMLNAQNPTQSGQKENTKPESQSSVPEYISQSALESTLESTLESALDSISQDSKTQKDTDKDATKESTKEMAQREKESSSNSATKSSTQENTQSSPTTSKNEKSEKKDEKDTKKFGNIFKSQKLDSATKADLQADLQNSQISNQPSTQSNESFITPQEYGASLYEYPRGIGCIKCHGAIGEETLLATYTHKGKQKTLLVPRINNLELLNFKTALNQDKGIMPKYNLTDEEIQAIYLYISSKNPTRIK; this is encoded by the coding sequence GTGCATATCTTTTGGCAAAACTTTTGCAAAAATCTCGTGCGTGGCGTGGAGTGTGGGGCTAGCCCAAATGCTAAACGCACAAAATCCCACACAAAGCGGACAAAAAGAGAATACAAAGCCAGAATCACAATCTAGCGTGCCTGAATATATCTCACAATCAGCTTTAGAATCTACCTTAGAGTCTACTTTAGAATCCGCTTTAGATTCTATCTCACAAGATTCTAAAACCCAAAAAGATACAGACAAAGACGCAACTAAAGAAAGCACAAAAGAAATGGCACAGAGAGAAAAAGAATCTAGCTCAAATTCTGCTACAAAATCAAGCACACAAGAAAACACACAATCAAGTCCTACAACCTCAAAAAATGAAAAAAGCGAAAAAAAAGATGAAAAAGATACAAAAAAGTTTGGCAATATTTTTAAATCCCAAAAACTAGATTCTGCCACAAAAGCTGACTTACAAGCTGATTTGCAAAACTCACAAATAAGCAACCAACCAAGCACGCAATCAAATGAGAGCTTTATCACTCCACAAGAGTATGGCGCAAGTCTGTATGAATATCCTCGCGGAATCGGCTGTATTAAATGCCACGGCGCAATAGGCGAGGAAACTTTGCTAGCCACATACACCCATAAGGGCAAACAAAAAACACTCCTTGTCCCGCGCATAAATAATCTAGAGCTTCTCAACTTCAAAACCGCTCTAAACCAAGACAAAGGCATAATGCCAAAATACAATCTAACAGATGAGGAAATCCAAGCGATTTATCTCTATATCAGTTCCAAAAACCCCACAAGAATCAAGTAG
- a CDS encoding CNNM domain-containing protein codes for MTLLIVYCCVAIIFSFICSILESVFLSTSQSFVESYEKNHPKVGGYLRYLKSNVEEAEGAILVLNTFAVTACSTGFGIEITRLYGEEWQFIASTIFAIAMIYITEIFPKTLGTTYWRAFAPSVAVCVRYLLKITFPFVVLAKGITHFLTRGAKVAISRGEILAASEIGNKGGSLGAKETNIVKNLLTLKNYQAVDILTPRSVVFSLKSDEKIKDAIKHKRITHHSFVPVLGESVDSIVGVVDSKEILALSLQGEDDKEVGEFAKPANIVPHNISVLKLLHLFTNNDSTKQNTKDSYKSDDEANTKLFVVLDRYEQFMGIVTFEDVLETLLGDEIVDEFDEARDMQELAKRQNLIKEKHKKHRTQEKDEKSKKEAKKIKEAKSTQKKWWNIWG; via the coding sequence ATGACATTATTGATTGTGTATTGTTGTGTGGCGATTATCTTTAGCTTCATCTGCTCAATTTTAGAGTCTGTATTTCTTAGCACTAGCCAATCTTTTGTAGAAAGCTATGAAAAAAATCACCCAAAAGTAGGTGGCTACCTGCGCTACCTAAAATCCAATGTCGAAGAAGCTGAAGGCGCGATTTTGGTGCTAAATACCTTTGCGGTAACTGCTTGCTCTACGGGATTTGGCATAGAGATTACACGACTTTATGGCGAGGAGTGGCAGTTCATCGCTTCTACGATATTTGCCATAGCGATGATTTATATCACAGAGATTTTCCCCAAAACTTTAGGCACAACTTATTGGAGGGCTTTTGCCCCTAGCGTAGCGGTGTGCGTGAGATATTTACTAAAAATCACTTTCCCTTTTGTCGTATTGGCAAAGGGAATCACACATTTTCTCACACGCGGAGCAAAAGTCGCCATTAGTCGTGGCGAGATTTTGGCAGCTAGCGAAATAGGCAACAAAGGTGGCTCACTAGGTGCAAAAGAAACAAATATTGTCAAAAATCTACTAACCCTAAAAAACTATCAAGCTGTGGATATTCTAACCCCCCGCAGTGTGGTTTTTAGCCTAAAAAGCGATGAAAAAATCAAAGACGCTATCAAACATAAGCGAATCACGCACCATTCTTTCGTCCCTGTGCTAGGGGAGAGTGTAGATTCTATTGTGGGGGTGGTGGATTCTAAAGAGATTTTAGCCCTTAGCCTGCAAGGCGAAGATGACAAAGAAGTAGGAGAATTTGCAAAGCCAGCAAACATTGTCCCGCATAATATTTCTGTGCTAAAACTTCTGCATTTATTTACCAATAACGATAGCACAAAACAAAACACAAAAGATTCTTACAAAAGCGATGATGAGGCAAATACAAAACTTTTTGTGGTGCTTGATAGATATGAGCAATTTATGGGAATCGTAACATTTGAAGATGTGCTTGAGACGCTGCTAGGCGATGAGATTGTCGATGAGTTTGATGAAGCGCGAGATATGCAAGAGCTTGCCAAAAGACAAAATCTAATCAAAGAAAAGCACAAAAAACACCGCACACAAGAAAAAGATGAAAAATCAAAAAAAGAAGCAAAAAAGATAAAAGAGGCAAAAAGCACACAGAAAAAATGGTGGAATATATGGGGCTAG
- a CDS encoding CNNM domain-containing protein yields the protein MTLLITYFLATVFISAACSAFEAALFSATTPFVEASAKLTKTGKILKHLKANIDNSVGAVLVVNMFANTLGAAAVGVQSVEVFGDEWAGVVAIVLTLSILYVAEIIPKTLSAMYWKKLILPCCYPLIVMYYVVFPFVYISRGITFFFRKGNVERISRDEILALMELGEKSGSLDELEMDILEHIIGQKSIRVKDIMTPKKLIFTLDENLTIKQALKQSQKRKYSRIPLSADSATITSLAYRKEILQANLKHKGQEPLKSIAKPFTSVKENMQVLMLLRLFILRHAHLFAVLDKKGNLVGIVTLEDALNAVLGVGNISRH from the coding sequence ATGACTTTACTTATCACATATTTTCTTGCCACAGTGTTTATCTCTGCGGCTTGCTCGGCGTTTGAAGCGGCATTATTTAGCGCGACTACACCTTTTGTCGAGGCAAGTGCCAAGCTAACCAAAACAGGCAAAATCCTAAAACACCTAAAAGCAAATATTGATAATTCCGTAGGTGCGGTGCTTGTGGTAAATATGTTTGCCAATACTTTGGGTGCAGCAGCTGTGGGTGTGCAATCTGTGGAAGTGTTTGGCGATGAGTGGGCTGGAGTGGTAGCTATCGTGCTAACGCTTAGCATTTTGTATGTAGCAGAGATTATCCCCAAAACCCTTAGTGCAATGTATTGGAAAAAGCTCATTTTGCCCTGCTGCTATCCACTCATAGTGATGTATTATGTGGTGTTTCCATTTGTGTATATCTCTCGCGGGATTACATTTTTTTTCCGCAAGGGCAATGTAGAGAGAATCAGCAGAGATGAGATTTTAGCCCTTATGGAGCTGGGCGAAAAAAGTGGCTCGCTAGATGAGCTAGAAATGGATATTTTAGAGCATATCATCGGGCAAAAATCTATCCGCGTCAAAGACATAATGACACCCAAAAAACTTATCTTTACCCTAGATGAAAATCTAACCATAAAACAAGCCCTAAAGCAATCCCAAAAGCGCAAATATTCGCGCATACCTCTAAGCGCAGATTCTGCCACAATCACTTCACTTGCCTATCGCAAAGAAATCCTCCAAGCCAATCTCAAGCACAAAGGGCAAGAGCCACTAAAAAGCATTGCCAAACCATTTACCTCTGTCAAAGAAAATATGCAAGTCCTTATGCTTTTGCGACTTTTTATCCTACGCCACGCACATTTGTTTGCTGTGCTAGACAAAAAAGGCAATCTAGTTGGCATAGTTACCCTAGAAGACGCACTAAATGCCGTGCTAGGTGTGGGCAATATCTCAAGACACTAA
- a CDS encoding L-lactate permease, translating into MEWIQHYDPLNNLWLSALFAFVPIACFLLCLLAFKLKGYQAGFITVIVATLVAFFAYDMPFSLIGASFVQGFAQGMWPIAWIIIAAIFLYKLSVKSGSFEVIKQSVMSITPDHRIQVILIGFCFGSFLEGAIGFGGPVAITAALLVGLGLKPLYAAGLCLIANTAPVAFGAVGIPIIAMTNLVGVEQHAVAAMVGRMLVPLSLTVPFFIVFLMDGFKGVRETFPAIFVAAVSFTATQFLSSNYLGAELPDIASAIVSLACTTLFLKVWKPSNIFRLDDEKNFSVASLEFGKVFRAWLPFILLIICIVLWTQPWFQGLFKVGNPVLFQEAGESLPKPDFWHNVLPIFNEAKEIIGYKLVGVLSYTQITINFNSLGWTLLGTNGKPVGLSLPINLIALQAGTAILLAAFLTIWFLKIKAQDAAECFWDTLKEMAIPCITIGLVVSFAFISKNSAMSETLGRAFAQTGDAFNFFSPVIGWIGVFITGSDTSSNLLFGTLQQASASVLGVGEALFLAANSVGGVVGKMISPQSIAIACAAVGLVGKEAELFKFTFKYSLGFIILIGIWTLVISLFLNGIIPEVVPLPKV; encoded by the coding sequence ATGGAGTGGATTCAACACTACGACCCTCTAAACAACCTTTGGCTTAGTGCGCTTTTCGCGTTTGTGCCTATCGCGTGCTTTTTGCTATGTTTGCTCGCCTTTAAGCTAAAGGGCTATCAAGCAGGCTTTATTACCGTGATTGTGGCGACTTTGGTGGCATTTTTTGCTTATGATATGCCTTTTTCGCTCATAGGTGCGAGTTTCGTTCAGGGCTTTGCACAAGGTATGTGGCCTATTGCGTGGATTATCATCGCAGCGATTTTCCTCTACAAGCTCTCTGTAAAATCAGGTAGCTTTGAAGTCATCAAGCAAAGCGTGATGAGTATCACGCCCGACCACAGAATCCAAGTGATTCTCATCGGCTTTTGTTTTGGTTCGTTTTTGGAGGGCGCGATAGGCTTTGGAGGACCTGTGGCGATTACTGCGGCATTGCTTGTGGGGCTAGGGCTAAAGCCACTTTATGCTGCAGGGCTTTGCCTTATAGCAAACACCGCTCCTGTGGCGTTTGGTGCGGTTGGGATTCCTATCATTGCGATGACAAACCTTGTAGGTGTCGAGCAGCACGCCGTAGCAGCTATGGTAGGGCGGATGCTCGTGCCCCTAAGCCTTACAGTGCCATTTTTCATCGTCTTTTTGATGGACGGCTTTAAGGGTGTGAGAGAGACATTCCCTGCGATTTTTGTCGCAGCAGTGAGCTTCACAGCGACACAATTTTTAAGCTCAAACTATCTTGGCGCAGAGCTCCCTGACATTGCTTCTGCGATTGTCTCGCTTGCTTGCACCACGCTCTTTCTCAAAGTGTGGAAGCCTAGCAATATTTTCCGCTTAGATGATGAGAAAAACTTTTCTGTCGCAAGTCTAGAATTTGGCAAAGTCTTTAGGGCGTGGTTGCCTTTTATTTTGCTTATTATTTGTATCGTGCTTTGGACACAGCCGTGGTTTCAAGGGCTCTTCAAAGTCGGCAATCCCGTGCTTTTCCAAGAAGCAGGCGAATCATTGCCAAAGCCTGATTTTTGGCATAATGTCTTGCCTATCTTTAATGAAGCAAAAGAAATCATCGGCTACAAGCTCGTAGGCGTGCTAAGCTACACCCAAATCACTATAAACTTCAACTCTCTTGGCTGGACACTGCTTGGCACAAATGGCAAGCCTGTGGGCTTAAGCCTGCCTATCAACCTTATCGCGCTTCAAGCAGGCACAGCGATTTTGCTCGCAGCCTTTCTTACCATTTGGTTTCTCAAAATCAAAGCCCAAGACGCAGCAGAGTGCTTTTGGGATACGCTAAAAGAAATGGCGATTCCTTGTATCACCATTGGGCTTGTTGTCTCATTTGCGTTCATTTCCAAAAACTCCGCGATGAGCGAGACACTCGGACGAGCGTTTGCCCAAACAGGCGATGCGTTCAATTTCTTTAGCCCTGTGATTGGGTGGATTGGCGTGTTTATCACAGGAAGTGATACAAGCTCAAACCTACTCTTTGGGACATTACAGCAAGCAAGCGCGAGTGTGCTAGGCGTGGGCGAAGCACTCTTTTTGGCAGCAAACTCTGTGGGTGGCGTTGTCGGTAAAATGATAAGCCCGCAAAGTATCGCTATCGCGTGCGCAGCAGTGGGACTTGTAGGCAAAGAAGCCGAGCTATTTAAATTCACATTTAAATACTCTCTAGGATTTATTATCCTCATTGGCATTTGGACTTTGGTAATCTCACTATTTTTAAATGGAATTATCCCTGAAGTAGTGCCATTGCCTAAGGTATAG
- a CDS encoding FAD-dependent oxidoreductase: MEKHFDVAIIGGGVSGNALFWTLSEYAKIGSIAIVEKCGRLAQVSSNVKANSQTIHDGSIETNYTAEKAKKVRLSAKKVETYALKHNLQNKIIFQMQKMAIGVGDRECEFMRKRHSEFLEVFPDMEWFEKDKIKELEPHIILGQDGRSDRPENIVGSGYRQAWCGMNFELLSEDFAARALENNPKNEVLLNFWVKEIRAKDEGYYLISRGGDAISAKFVLVNAGSYSLILAQSMGYGMNLGCLPMAGSFYFAPTLLKGKVYMVQNPKLPFAALHGDPDINANGRTRIGPTAIAMPKLERKKHWYNGISLSELRQVDFHREVFGVLFDLIMDSEIRAYAIRNMIFEFPYFGKRLFLKDARKLIPSLKLEDIQYADGYGEVRPQVIDRTAKKLELGEKKIITNKGITFNMTPSPGATSCLQNALVDAQEITSYLGVSFDKERFLADLSPEELKS, translated from the coding sequence ATGGAAAAGCATTTTGATGTAGCAATCATCGGTGGTGGCGTATCTGGAAACGCTCTATTTTGGACGCTAAGTGAATATGCCAAAATAGGCTCGATTGCCATAGTGGAGAAATGTGGCAGGCTAGCTCAAGTAAGCTCCAATGTCAAAGCAAACTCTCAAACCATACACGATGGCTCAATAGAAACCAACTATACCGCAGAAAAGGCAAAAAAAGTCCGCCTATCTGCCAAAAAAGTCGAAACCTACGCCCTAAAGCACAACCTCCAAAACAAAATCATTTTCCAAATGCAAAAAATGGCAATCGGCGTGGGGGATAGAGAATGTGAGTTTATGAGAAAGCGACATAGCGAATTTTTGGAAGTATTTCCAGATATGGAGTGGTTTGAAAAAGACAAAATCAAAGAGCTAGAGCCACATATCATACTTGGACAAGACGGTAGAAGCGATAGACCTGAAAATATCGTAGGAAGCGGATATAGGCAAGCGTGGTGCGGAATGAATTTTGAGCTACTAAGCGAGGATTTTGCAGCTCGTGCGCTAGAAAATAACCCAAAAAACGAAGTTTTGCTAAACTTTTGGGTAAAGGAAATCCGCGCAAAAGATGAAGGCTACTACCTCATCTCTAGAGGTGGAGATGCCATAAGCGCGAAGTTTGTGCTCGTAAATGCAGGCTCATACTCACTTATCCTAGCGCAATCTATGGGCTATGGTATGAATCTAGGCTGCTTGCCTATGGCAGGTAGCTTTTATTTCGCACCTACTTTGCTAAAGGGTAAAGTCTATATGGTGCAAAATCCAAAACTTCCCTTTGCTGCACTACACGGCGACCCAGATATAAACGCAAACGGACGCACGCGCATAGGACCTACTGCTATTGCTATGCCAAAGCTAGAGCGCAAGAAGCATTGGTATAATGGCATAAGCCTAAGCGAACTTCGGCAAGTGGATTTCCACAGAGAAGTATTTGGCGTGCTTTTTGACTTGATAATGGATAGCGAAATCCGTGCTTATGCGATAAGAAATATGATATTTGAGTTCCCATACTTTGGAAAAAGACTTTTCTTAAAAGACGCTAGGAAACTTATCCCCTCGCTAAAGTTAGAAGACATACAATACGCAGATGGCTACGGGGAAGTGCGCCCGCAAGTCATCGACAGAACAGCAAAAAAACTAGAACTAGGCGAGAAAAAAATCATTACCAACAAAGGCATAACTTTCAATATGACACCCTCGCCCGGTGCGACAAGCTGCCTACAAAACGCCCTTGTAGATGCCCAAGAAATTACCTCCTACTTGGGTGTTAGCTTTGATAAAGAGAGATTTTTAGCAGATTTATCACCAGAGGAGCTAAAGTCATAG
- a CDS encoding SH3 domain-containing C40 family peptidase: MLYKLAISSKISQIFAKNTRKNILSKSCPNICLKPCSNSRLDFVPNPISRLSLCAWCAWVCLFFSSCGIKEINLPAKDPSIYSQDALSYVAKSSKQKPQDKDAKQKLESLAKLYLKEHFSAWEITKANPDKKSVFWAQDSLLKNTGFGENLFPNSLESTKEIYERMNIKAYPSTLTKAIIIETTDVRAVPSDKPRFKRADDYPFDQWQNSLIFANTPVMITHYDTSKEWAHIQSGFVYGWVKVRDLAIINTHEREILTKIKTYILPVRDKIPIYDRKGEFLTHARVGQILGVASVVRGDYLVYIAKREISGKATLIEARLKPKDFMLFPQSFSPTLTAQIINTMIGHKYGWGGYLANRDCSAFIRDIFANFGLYMPRNSYSQGRWARNMIELDKLDRKQKEQYILENGVPFASILWLKGHIMLYIGEYKGKAMVAHSSWSVRTKKKRVATKSLLGGVVITSLYAGEENNAKDNYTLLIDRILGISNLQDKLQE; encoded by the coding sequence ATGCTATATAAACTCGCTATATCAAGCAAAATATCACAGATTTTTGCAAAAAATACTCGCAAAAATATTCTCTCAAAATCTTGCCCAAATATTTGTTTAAAGCCTTGTTCAAATTCTCGCTTGGATTTTGTGCCAAACCCAATCTCGCGCCTATCTTTGTGCGCGTGGTGTGCGTGGGTGTGTTTATTTTTTAGCTCTTGTGGGATAAAAGAGATAAACCTCCCTGCAAAAGACCCAAGTATCTACTCCCAAGACGCACTAAGCTATGTAGCAAAATCTAGCAAGCAAAAGCCCCAAGACAAAGACGCCAAGCAAAAGCTAGAATCTCTAGCCAAGCTATACCTAAAAGAGCATTTTTCTGCGTGGGAGATTACAAAAGCAAATCCTGATAAAAAAAGTGTCTTTTGGGCGCAAGACTCCCTGCTAAAAAACACAGGTTTTGGGGAAAATCTATTTCCAAACTCACTAGAGAGCACCAAAGAAATCTATGAGAGAATGAATATCAAAGCCTACCCTAGCACGCTTACAAAGGCTATCATCATAGAAACTACCGATGTCCGCGCCGTGCCAAGTGATAAGCCACGATTTAAAAGAGCTGATGATTATCCATTTGACCAGTGGCAAAATTCACTCATCTTTGCCAATACCCCTGTGATGATTACGCACTATGACACTTCTAAGGAGTGGGCACATATCCAAAGTGGTTTTGTATATGGCTGGGTAAAAGTGAGGGATTTAGCTATCATAAACACCCACGAGCGCGAAATTCTAACCAAAATCAAAACCTATATTCTACCCGTGCGAGATAAAATCCCTATCTATGACAGAAAAGGCGAGTTTTTGACACACGCTAGAGTGGGACAGATTTTGGGTGTGGCTAGCGTGGTGCGGGGGGATTATCTAGTCTATATCGCAAAGCGTGAGATTTCAGGCAAAGCCACTCTCATAGAAGCAAGACTAAAGCCAAAAGATTTTATGCTTTTTCCACAGAGTTTTAGCCCCACACTTACCGCACAGATAATCAACACGATGATAGGACATAAATACGGCTGGGGTGGCTATCTAGCGAACAGAGACTGCTCTGCATTTATCCGTGATATTTTTGCAAACTTTGGGCTATATATGCCTAGAAACTCGTATTCACAAGGTAGATGGGCAAGAAATATGATAGAGCTAGACAAACTTGACAGAAAGCAAAAAGAGCAATATATCCTAGAAAATGGCGTGCCTTTTGCAAGTATTTTGTGGCTAAAGGGGCATATTATGCTCTACATTGGCGAGTATAAAGGCAAGGCTATGGTAGCACACAGCTCGTGGAGTGTCCGCACAAAGAAAAAACGCGTAGCGACAAAAAGCCTACTAGGTGGCGTAGTCATCACTAGCCTATACGCAGGAGAAGAAAACAACGCAAAGGATAACTACACACTACTTATAGATAGAATCTTAGGCATTTCAAATTTGCAAGATAAACTCCAAGAATAA
- a CDS encoding arsenate reductase family protein produces MKKCAKIYGIRNCGSVQKALKFLELANVRYDFIDFKLNPPSQADITRWCEIFGIESLLNSKGMTYKKLGLGKQNLNLEDKLKQIEQHPTLIKRPIIEIYETLDTKQPKEFLIGFDETKYKATFSDS; encoded by the coding sequence ATGAAAAAGTGTGCAAAAATCTATGGGATTAGAAACTGCGGGAGCGTGCAAAAGGCTCTAAAATTTTTGGAACTAGCAAATGTGCGATATGACTTCATAGACTTCAAACTAAACCCACCAAGCCAAGCAGATATTACTCGCTGGTGTGAAATATTTGGCATAGAATCTTTGCTAAATTCCAAAGGAATGACTTACAAAAAACTAGGCTTAGGCAAGCAAAATCTAAACCTAGAGGACAAACTAAAGCAAATAGAGCAGCACCCCACACTTATCAAACGCCCTATAATAGAGATATATGAAACACTAGATACAAAACAACCCAAAGAATTTCTAATAGGCTTTGATGAAACAAAATACAAAGCTACATTTAGCGATTCCTAA
- a CDS encoding low molecular weight protein-tyrosine-phosphatase: MLPSSAKNLQSTIPKKICFVCLGNICRSPLAEGIAKHLYAKMPKQSKAKIEFCSAGTSGFHNDEGIDSRSIGIARENGIDISRYTSKQVSLYGHSDVDLFVAMDRQNYATLLRLGFEPSKVVLLGDFGLGGKEVPDPYYGGSDGFAKVYEMLEAGIANLLENLTLESLNKADLPNK, from the coding sequence ATGCTACCAAGTTCTGCTAAAAATCTGCAAAGCACGATTCCAAAAAAAATCTGCTTTGTGTGTCTAGGCAATATCTGTCGCTCCCCACTCGCAGAGGGAATCGCAAAGCATCTTTATGCCAAAATGCCTAAGCAAAGCAAAGCCAAAATAGAGTTTTGCTCGGCTGGGACCTCCGGCTTTCATAATGATGAGGGGATAGATTCTCGCTCTATTGGAATTGCTAGAGAAAATGGAATAGACATTTCGCGCTACACTAGCAAGCAAGTAAGCCTCTATGGACACAGCGATGTGGATTTGTTTGTCGCAATGGATAGGCAAAACTACGCCACTTTGTTGCGACTTGGGTTTGAGCCTAGCAAGGTGGTGCTTTTGGGGGATTTTGGGCTAGGAGGTAAGGAAGTGCCTGACCCATACTATGGAGGTAGTGATGGCTTTGCCAAAGTCTATGAAATGCTTGAAGCCGGGATTGCAAACCTGCTAGAAAACTTAACCCTAGAGAGCTTAAATAAAGCAGACCTGCCAAACAAATAA
- a CDS encoding N-acetylmuramoyl-L-alanine amidase, protein MRRILLALAIFLAYPLAAQNLRITNAVPFGASSLKVVFSNDIDSLSLTPIKLNQNSFYIDIKAVLDIGRKVYFFPRNAQVTIAQNTPEITRIVITNGNGMEYQLKPMQKNLYLSFVDKIPSSTTQSTTQQKTEPKTEPKAQSKPPQAQPAQTSQAKQPPKQPAKQTQSKPTQNPKTQKKEVQKNDSAKKDSKKSAQKQKNTKTTPKSTPKTPPPRTIVSTTLATPSSRKGLKVVIDAGHGGKDCGAFGVTKVCEKHIVLKVALKVHNELKKRGYESYLTRDRDIFIELPERTKFANAKKADLFISIHANSVPVGKKSPRGIETYFLSAARTEDARSVAAKENQADIEIMNFYSKQNFLDRLESHRIVSSNRFAIDIQTGLIQNLQANYPPSTIVDNGVREGPFWVLVGALMPSVLVEIGYNSHPLEAQRLNEDTYQRVLSLGIADGIDSFVAKNFKE, encoded by the coding sequence ATGAGGCGGATTTTGCTAGCCCTAGCCATATTTCTTGCCTATCCGCTTGCAGCGCAAAATCTACGAATCACAAATGCTGTCCCTTTTGGTGCTAGTAGCTTAAAAGTCGTTTTTTCAAACGACATAGATTCTCTTAGCCTAACCCCTATCAAACTCAATCAAAACTCTTTCTACATAGACATAAAAGCAGTTCTTGACATTGGTAGAAAGGTGTATTTTTTTCCGCGCAATGCCCAAGTAACAATCGCCCAAAACACCCCCGAAATCACGCGCATAGTCATCACAAATGGCAATGGTATGGAATACCAACTAAAGCCAATGCAAAAAAATCTCTATCTATCCTTTGTGGATAAAATCCCATCTAGCACCACTCAATCCACCACGCAACAAAAAACAGAGCCAAAAACAGAACCTAAAGCCCAAAGCAAACCTCCCCAAGCCCAGCCTGCTCAAACCAGCCAAGCCAAACAGCCTCCAAAACAACCCGCCAAACAAACTCAAAGCAAACCTACTCAAAATCCAAAAACTCAAAAAAAAGAAGTGCAAAAAAATGATTCTGCAAAAAAAGATTCCAAAAAATCAGCACAAAAACAAAAAAACACAAAAACCACACCAAAATCCACACCCAAAACCCCACCACCTCGCACGATTGTATCAACCACCCTTGCCACACCAAGTAGTAGAAAAGGGCTAAAAGTAGTTATTGATGCAGGGCACGGGGGCAAAGACTGCGGGGCTTTTGGCGTTACAAAAGTATGCGAAAAGCATATCGTCCTAAAAGTCGCCCTAAAAGTGCACAATGAACTAAAAAAAAGAGGCTATGAGAGCTACCTCACGCGCGATAGGGACATTTTCATAGAGTTGCCCGAGCGCACCAAATTTGCCAATGCCAAAAAAGCGGATTTGTTTATCTCTATCCACGCAAATTCTGTCCCTGTGGGCAAAAAATCCCCACGAGGCATAGAGACATACTTCCTCTCCGCTGCTCGCACCGAAGATGCTAGAAGTGTCGCAGCAAAGGAAAACCAAGCCGATATTGAGATAATGAATTTTTATAGCAAACAAAACTTCTTAGATAGACTAGAATCTCATCGCATAGTTTCTTCCAATCGATTTGCTATCGACATACAAACAGGGCTTATACAAAATCTGCAAGCAAACTATCCGCCAAGCACGATTGTGGATAACGGAGTGCGCGAGGGACCATTTTGGGTGTTAGTAGGTGCTTTAATGCCATCTGTGTTGGTAGAAATAGGGTATAATTCTCACCCGCTAGAAGCCCAAAGACTAAATGAGGACACATATCAAAGGGTGCTAAGTTTGGGCATCGCAGATGGCATAGATAGTTTTGTAGCAAAAAATTTCAAAGAATGA